The genomic stretch AAAACCATACAGCTTCGAATAACAGAGAAGTCTTGCAATAAAGATATTTACAGCAGCTGTATCGTTGAAAAACCTGGAAGTGTTCTCTTTACTGAAACCGTTTGAGACAAGGGGCCATATCCGGTATCCCTTTTCGCGGGCGGCCTCAACATAGGCTGCTGAAGTCCTGTTTGCCATGTTTCCGCTGCCGTCGGTTAAGTTGAACCATGTCGGGGAGATAACATCGAGTCCGTCAATGCGGTCTTCCGCTCCAAGATCAGGATTGCCCCTTGTTATGTGGGCCCATGCAAGGGTGATCCGTTTATCTTTCAAAGACGCCTGATCAGACTTTTTCCTGTTCAAAGGAGTATTGACAGTGATCCTTTTGAGTTCAAGACCTGCGTTTGTCTCCTCTGCAGCGATCCCCGTGAGTTGTTCCAGTCCTGTTACGTTGAAATAAGAGATACCCTCGTTGTCCATCGAGGGGAAATAGAGGGTAATGGAGCTTCCTGCCAGCTTCTCAAGTTCCTTTATTCCAAAAACTATTGAAGGCTCTTTAACATCAATTAGAAAACCTTTTCCGTTCGGACCTCCTCTTAAGTTCAATCCTAGGGTGCTCAGGACATCAGCGGGAACCCAGATATCCTTACCGCGAACGATGGCGGTCCCCAGCAGATCCCTTGAGGATCCATCAGAGAAAATTACGTTAATGAACCTGTCACCGTCATCAGCACTTGCCATGGAACTAAAGATAAGAGTAAAAAACAGGAGAGAGAGAAAGATAACGCGATCCAAAAACTTGATATTGATCAATTCTTATAACCCCTTTCTAAACTTCTGGTATAATCTTAACCTCATTTGCTGATAAGAGATTCGGCAAAATTGCTATATAATGCAAAGATAAAATAATCTGGGACCGGAGTGCTTTGAACTGAGAAAATTATCATTGATCACCGCAATATTTCTGGTACTTTTTTTTACAAATGATGCCCCATGCTCTGAAGGCATGGGCATCAGCTCTGACTACTTTTTAAAGAGGATGGGGTATGCCTGCGTAAAAGTAAAAAATGGGATCTCGAGCGTCACTATAGCTTCTGATATCCAGGATGCTGGAAGATCCAAAAAGGTCCTTGACTGCGGCAGCAGGTTGATGCTCGTACTCACAGAATCAGATGATGAGAAAGAACTTTTGAATGTGGCCTTGATCTATCTTACAGACTCATACTCGGGCGAGGACAGATCCGCTTCTATATCAAGATCCTTCGAAAACAGCCGTTTTGAGAATATCTGCAGACAGCTTATATTTTCTTTGGGCAGCGACATCTCCGACTCAGAAGCTGAAAGCGCTTTAAAGTCTGTAGGGATACATGGCAACATGCTTGACGGGATCCAGAGGAGCAGTTCCGTAAAGGGTTACAGATGCATGCTGAAGCTTCAGCCGGGCGGTATGTTAATGATGGTAATATCAAAGATTTGATCTATCATAAAAAACAAAAAAGGAGAATAAATGATGAATATCGAACAACTTCTTGAAAGACTTGACACAGCAGAGACAGATGAAGAGATCTCTGAGATAGGCAGAAAGATCCTGGAAATCGATCCTGAAAGCCCCTACGGCAAGCTGGCTGTTTGGGAGACAATGGACTATGAGGGCTGCGTAGAAAACCTTGACATGCTTAGAGAGGCTCTTTCCGGAATAAGGATGATAATATCTGAAAAAGATGCACCTCCAAACATAGAAGAAGACCGCGACGCTCAGGCTTACTGCACGATAATGATGAACCTCGGCTATTCTTTGCTTGCTGAGCAGGAGACTGAAGAAGCTCTTGAAGTGGCAAAAGAATTTGCAAACTTTGATGACGAAGGCTTTTATCCCAGCCGGACCCTTCTTTATCGTTGCATGCTCGACCTTCAGATGTACAGGCAGATTTTCGATACGCTTGAGAGCGACCCGCTTGAATCTGTCGTGGGAGAACACGCCCGTGCGATAGCGTTGATAGAAACCGAGGCAGAACCCGGTGAGATCCGTGATGCTGTGAGCTACGCCATCTCTCTCGATCCAGAAGTCCCCTTCTTTGTTCTCAACATTTGGGAGTTCCCTGAGCCTGAGGACGACATAGATGAAGATATCGAAGATACAGTAAATTACGCGACTTATGTAGCTGAGCCATGGTGTTCTTCAGACAAAAGGCTGGCTGCCCTCAGTGCGCCGACCTTCCTTTTCGGATATCTGACAGACAGACTGAACGATGAAAAGGAGATCCAGGTCTTGAAGGAAGGATACGAAGGAGCCGGCGTGCTAAAAGAAGTTGAAGAGGCAAAGGCAAAGATCCGTGAAATGGAACAGCAGGCATGCGATCCAGAGGAGATCGACGCTGTAGCGCTTGGTGAAACAGGAGCAATAGTGGAAAAGCTTCTTGGCTGAGAGACCTTTTTAACAGGGCGGCCCCTGTGGGCCGCCCTGTTTTATTGTTTCTATGAAGTACAGCTGTTGTCAATTATCAGACCCTGATTAGTCTCACCCTCCATGTAAGCAGAGAAGCTGCCCCTGTATATCCTGATCGCAGGATGGGGCCCCTCTTCCCATTTTCTCTCACTGAACCAATCCTGGTCTATTAGGTTGTTCGACTCTCCCTCAAAAACAGGCATATAGAGCACATTGTCCACTGCAAGATCAGAGAAAAAATGTGTCCCGTAGGAGAGCTCCGGCATGAAACCAAGCCTTGGGATGCCAAGCTCAACGATGCAGCAGCAGTTTGTCAGTTCATCGTACTTCACTGGGACTCCCAGTTCCGGATTGCTGGAGCCTACCCGACCGGGCGAGACGAAGATGAACTTCTGCCCGTTCATTTGGCTGTTGATCTCTCCAATGCCTCGGGCCACCTTGAAGAAATCCGGGTTTGAATAATATATCCTGTGGTCTACATACACAAGGAAAGGAATGTTGTTTATAACTCCCGGTGTGACCATCCTGTCTGCCTTAAGAAGGATGCGCTTCCCCCCAAGGTCAGGCATATCTTCTTCTGTACATGTCTGGCACCAGCATGGACGGGACTGTATCAGGCAGAAGCTGTCGTCAAGAGGCTCATAAGCAAATTCAATATCGGCCGGCAGTCCCATTGAAGACTCAAGAAGCGGAAGAGTCTTCTTCATCCTTTCAAAGAAGTTTGGATATTTCTTGGGGAAATTATCAAATGTCAGACAGACCTTCGAACCGACATCGATCTTTTTCGTTGTCTTCATAAGGGAAGAGAGGCATCCTCCCTCTGAATCATAGCAATAGACCTGAGCATACGCATCAAAATCAGGGTGATGTTCTATCAGCTGTGGCCACTCTTTTTTAATGTCCAGAGTCGTCAGCTCATTCGGGTTTTCCCTGTCGATGACATGAAATCTTTCCTGCGAATGGATAGCAATTTTTTCCGGGTTCTGTCCGTCAGGCCTGAGATAAGCATTGGTAAGGGAGATCGTTCTTGCATAACCTCTCTTTGTGCTCATAGTCCCAAGCCCGAACACGATCCTAAGAACGCCGTCTTTTTGTTTTACTCTTTTGTTCCATCGTCGGAAATTCTGTGAATATCCCACTCCGGCTATAGTTGGGTAATAATATCTGCCATGCCATCTTCCTGACATCCTTATTACAATTATCCCCATATCGTCATCGCCAAGACAATGCTTTTCCCTGTAACTTACGGCCTGAGGGAAATAGATCCTTGCGTATATCTTTCTTATTTCCCGTTCTACGACACTTACCCTTTCTTCCAGTGAGGGCGAATCATTGCTCATGAAAGTAGTAAGATACTTCCCTGCGAATGAATGCTTTGCAGAATCTTCCAATCTGCTGCTGCTTCTTATTACCACCGGGTCATGCATTTCTGACAGGAAATTCCGCACTGCTTCGGCAACTATCTTTGGCAGCGGTGTCTTAAGGAAAACTTCTTCCAGCCTCTCAGGTTCATTTTGTGATATCAGGAGATCCAAAGATGGTACTGATTCAAGGAACTGGTGGAAAATATCGATCCCAAAGTAGATAGACTCAGGCACCTTGCTGTTACAAAGCTGCGGGTCTCCTGAATCACGCAGTTTTCTGAGCGCAAAAAGAAGAGATCTGCCTTTTCCTCCGATAGTCCCTTTGCCGAATATCATCGGCTCAAATTCCGGATCGTCGTGCGGGTCCCAAGAAAAGTATTCTTCCCTGATCCTTTCCAGATCGGTCACTTGCCTTTCACCTCCGTGTCGCCTTTGTCGATCACGATCCCAACTTCGCTGTCACCATCAAGCAGGACATCGAATGTACCCTCGTAGTGCCTTACGGCCGGATGATGGGTAGATATCCAACTTCTGCTGTCGAACCATTCCTGGTTGTATATATTTCCTTTCTCACCATCAAATACCGGAAGATAGAGGATGTTGTCCCCGTCAAGGTCAAGGAAAAAATGTGTCCCGTACGAAAGCTCCGGAGCCATCCCTTTGCTCGGGATGCCAAGTTCGACCAGACAGCCTGAATTTGATAGTTCACTGTACTGTACCGGTACTCCCAGAACAGGATTGGAACTCCCCCAGCGACCGGGACCTACGAGGAGATACCTCTCTCCGTCCAGTTTCTCGTTAATGTCACCTATCGCTCTTGCTACATCATAAAAATCAGGTTTTTTACCATATAATTCAGGGTCCACATATACTATATGCCTTATGTTTTCCAGCCTGCCGTTTGCCACCATACGGTTACCTCTCAGAACGATCTTTGCTGGGTCAACTTCCGGGATCTCGACCTTCCCCCTGTCATCGTAAACTGATAGAGGCCTTAGTTGGACAAGGGTAAACTCGTCTTCTGCGCTTTCGTAGGTAAACTCCATATCTGACGGCAGCTGCAGCTCTTTTTCAAAAAGCTTAAGCAGCCTCTTGATCCTT from Synergistetes bacterium HGW-Synergistetes-1 encodes the following:
- a CDS encoding glycoside hydrolase, with the protein product MINIKFLDRVIFLSLLFFTLIFSSMASADDGDRFINVIFSDGSSRDLLGTAIVRGKDIWVPADVLSTLGLNLRGGPNGKGFLIDVKEPSIVFGIKELEKLAGSSITLYFPSMDNEGISYFNVTGLEQLTGIAAEETNAGLELKRITVNTPLNRKKSDQASLKDKRITLAWAHITRGNPDLGAEDRIDGLDVISPTWFNLTDGSGNMANRTSAAYVEAAREKGYRIWPLVSNGFSKENTSRFFNDTAAVNIFIARLLCYSKLYGFDGINVDFENVDAADRDKYVRFISLLSGYLKGQGLISSVDVHVPGNSNLSKSHDRAALSKHVDYVMLMAYDEHWRTSPRAGSVASMPWVERAVQKTIEEGVPPAKLILGVPFYMRKWEETPAGQGKVKVKGSTLTMAESDSIISQRGLSPVWLSDKGQYFYSYLSEGKTYKVWVENRDSIKTKLSILDKYRLAGVAGWRKGHETPDVWDMIRTVVKNR
- a CDS encoding pyruvate, phosphate dikinase, translating into MTDLERIREEYFSWDPHDDPEFEPMIFGKGTIGGKGRSLLFALRKLRDSGDPQLCNSKVPESIYFGIDIFHQFLESVPSLDLLISQNEPERLEEVFLKTPLPKIVAEAVRNFLSEMHDPVVIRSSSRLEDSAKHSFAGKYLTTFMSNDSPSLEERVSVVEREIRKIYARIYFPQAVSYREKHCLGDDDMGIIVIRMSGRWHGRYYYPTIAGVGYSQNFRRWNKRVKQKDGVLRIVFGLGTMSTKRGYARTISLTNAYLRPDGQNPEKIAIHSQERFHVIDRENPNELTTLDIKKEWPQLIEHHPDFDAYAQVYCYDSEGGCLSSLMKTTKKIDVGSKVCLTFDNFPKKYPNFFERMKKTLPLLESSMGLPADIEFAYEPLDDSFCLIQSRPCWCQTCTEEDMPDLGGKRILLKADRMVTPGVINNIPFLVYVDHRIYYSNPDFFKVARGIGEINSQMNGQKFIFVSPGRVGSSNPELGVPVKYDELTNCCCIVELGIPRLGFMPELSYGTHFFSDLAVDNVLYMPVFEGESNNLIDQDWFSERKWEEGPHPAIRIYRGSFSAYMEGETNQGLIIDNSCTS